A region of bacterium DNA encodes the following proteins:
- a CDS encoding 4-vinyl reductase, translated as MPLDWRAALTRDGHRVVLSGLPIAMHCHHYSINLQKMLEETLGSQGVELLFRSAEEASFLGFRSILRQYPKIRTIQSKLELASTIYQNCGMGIIHFQQIGPKGGVIESPSTHHVTGWLAKHGGRLTPGCHFSRGWIAGVLETIYGKSPGFYLVKELACKMTREPKCVFEVREA; from the coding sequence ATGCCCCTTGATTGGCGTGCAGCACTTACGCGGGACGGGCATCGGGTAGTTTTGTCTGGCTTGCCCATAGCCATGCATTGTCACCACTACAGCATAAACCTCCAGAAAATGCTTGAAGAAACCCTGGGCAGCCAAGGGGTGGAACTGCTTTTCAGATCGGCCGAAGAGGCCAGCTTCCTTGGGTTTAGATCCATTTTGAGGCAATACCCCAAGATAAGAACCATTCAATCCAAACTGGAGCTGGCCTCCACCATATACCAGAACTGCGGAATGGGAATCATCCACTTCCAACAGATAGGACCCAAGGGGGGTGTGATCGAGAGCCCTTCCACCCATCATGTGACAGGATGGTTGGCCAAGCATGGGGGTCGTCTGACTCCAGGATGCCATTTCTCCCGTGGATGGATAGCCGGGGTCCTCGAAACCATCTATGGCAAATCCCCAGGCTTTTACCTGGTTAAGGAGCTGGCTTGCAAGATGACCCGTGAACCCAAGTGTGTCTTTGAGGTGAGGGAGGCCTAG